A part of Thermovirga sp. genomic DNA contains:
- a CDS encoding DNA-binding protein, giving the protein MRDRMDLGFGDETGWECSCGGSLVLRKVAAHYLGSRFEVELPACAECGLILVPEGLAMGRMLEVEKILEDK; this is encoded by the coding sequence ATGAGGGATAGAATGGACCTTGGTTTCGGCGACGAAACAGGATGGGAGTGCAGCTGCGGCGGTTCACTCGTTCTCCGCAAGGTTGCCGCCCACTACCTTGGGAGCCGCTTCGAGGTTGAACTGCCCGCTTGCGCCGAGTGCGGGCTGATTCTCGTTCCCGAAGGTCTCGCTATGGGAAGGATGCTCGAGGTGGAGAAGATACTGGAGGATAAGTGA